A region of the Mauremys mutica isolate MM-2020 ecotype Southern chromosome 14, ASM2049712v1, whole genome shotgun sequence genome:
CCCTCTGAGCCAAAGgggatgtggtcctctccccaaCAAGCCAGGTCACTCCAGAGTACCTGATGGGTTGGCAGTAATGGCTAGTGCCAGgtgtgcaggagagggctgggtgaaGCTTAAGGGCTGAGGGGAAGGTGTGAGATCGACTGCAAAAGGGACTGTCGAGCAGGCATTGCGGTTCCTGCCCCGTGGCTATTGCACCCGCCATGTGATCACTTCTGAAACCTGCCCAAGggcctgctgcagtgctgctctggctgcagaCTTGCCTACCTCCATTCCCCAGGCTCAGATTCTGCCTCCTGCTCCATTTGCCATCCCAGCTGGGTgatcctccttcccttcccctcccctctcactTCACGGGGACCCTGGACATAGAAGGACACAAACTCACTTTGGGGGGATACTTTTAAAAGAGAACTGCAGCTTCTGGCACGACAGTCTGTCTGGTTTTAACACCTTTTTACTTCTGCCATGTGGATGTTGGGGGTTTTTAGAGTAGGTTTTAGTTAAATTGGATAAATTCTCATCGTCCATGTGTTTGATCAATCTGGACAAAGGACTCCAGGTCACAGGGGTGGAACTTTAGGGAGCCCCTTGCTGACAGCACTGACTTTGGGTGCTCTCCTAAGCTGTGTCCTGGTGCAAAGGAAGGAGCAGCAGGCTGATGGGTAGCCTCACTCCTCCACTGTATGGCTGGGGGGTTTGCTAGGCTGAATGTCCCATCCTAATTGAAGTATCCCCTCCTGAAGCTCCCGCCCTTGCGCTTTGCTGGCCCACTCCCCAGAAACCGGTGAGGAAATTGACATTTTGTAATTGGTTAACCAGACTTTTAGTGACTTGGGATGGTAATGGAGAAAGGTCAGGAGATGGAGCTCTTCCTCCATTCTCCCCTCTCACTTCTAGCCAGACCAGAGGATTAAATGAACAAACCCAGAAAGATGAAGTGAGCAAACCGAGTGTGTAGCAATCTGGGAAGTGCAGCTGCGGTTAAGGCCCTGGGCAGTTTCTTtgctcttttccaaggtgaattCTTCCAGCCCCTGAAACCTCCCCATTCAGGGAAAGGCTGGGCTTTCCCATTGTCAACAAATATTAAGTCTTAAAGCGAATGTGTGATGTCACAAGGAAAGCAGTAGTGCAGTAATGCTGGGTTAGAGCAAAATGGCCTCTGCTCTCCATTGCCACTTGAATTAGAGAATTTTTCTCTTAATGTTGAATTGTAAATAGCCATTTTATCTGTTCTCCCTCCCCAGTgttcctgctgcttgttcagggcaGGTTCTGCCattccgcccccctccccctccccccccagtgattTATACATCAGGGACCAGTGGAAACTGCATCAAATGGAAATAGTATTTGTAACTGACTTGGTCAAGTGTATATTGTAGGGGATTTGGAAAAAGCTGTACTGTGGAGTCTCTTCTGTCCTGTTTGCACCAAACCCTCTTTACATGCACACTATTTTTTATTACTGTCTAAGGTATATTTTTATCTCTTGGATTTGGAGCTGTATGTAAgtagatcccccccccccgccccttaaaTGTTatatttctggggaaaaaaagatttaattaaaaggactgtaaataaaaaataaatatttagttatttaacctctggctgagtgtGTTTCCTTGGCTGGCTGTGgactgcaaaagcagcaaatcTGACAAGCCAAGGGGGTCTGGAATAGGGGAGGCATGTTCTGGCGAGCACCAGTTTTTGGCAGGGGTTGTGGAGTTCTCAGGACTCTGATGAAGTAGGACCGGGGAGAAAAGCACCAGAGGAGCTTGCAGTGTAATGTAAAGGACAATAGCACTGCTGGATCTAGAGTACACTTGGCTGGAATTACAATAAACGAAAagttatttggggggtggggggagacctcCATGGTCTGGAATAGGAGGGAGACAGTTCTGCTCCTGCTTTCAAGCTTGCATGAGCAAATACAGGTATTTTCCTACACAAATTAGGTGCACAAAATGCATATGCAGTTGGGTACCTgtcttgctcttaaaaatctggtCCCTGAAACATCCTTGACACTTTGAGTTCCTGGGCAGGTAAAACAGCCCTGACGCTCCTGGAACTGAGTGAGTTCCAAACTCTCTCTAGCATGAGAACTGAAGTTCTAGTAACGTCAACCTGGCCACCCTGTGCACATGCCTCAAGGCCTCATTCTTATTTTTAAACGACCAGCTGTCTTCACAGAGAAGGCAAGGCAGCAGCCAAGTTCTGTGCAGCTTCATGGGACATTTTATGTAGAGCATTTAATCAGCTAGTTTGCATAGCCATCAACTTCCTCTATCTTGTGGCTATAGGGTTGATAGGGCAGCTTGGCTGCAATGAGGTctgttactcctgagggcattctgcgcttaaaaaaatatttttaaaattctgcaaagtttatttgtcaaataaatgtggaggctccagcctggcaggggggagcactggctgcacagaggtgggagatcactgtgcagctcccccacccccaggacacaGACTGAGggatgaggctgcacccaaccctggcACAGcacaaggactgggcctgccccagaaaccccccccccagggccctgcccctccataccAGGtgcgggcaggcaggctcagcaaggcaggatccaggtgtgggttgagagggttctgtgtggggcaatctggactgggcaggtggctcagtgggggatctgggtgcaggggggatttggatgcacaggggcttgggGGGGCACCCTCTTGTGCAATGGTaatgggtctctgcagggggtccaggtgaaggtggtttgGGCTCagtggtgggggtctgggtgtggggggagatagaGCTTGTCAGGGAGTCTTGGTGTGGGGATCAAtgtgggggtccagatgctgtAGGAGAGGGGCTCAGTGAGGTGGggctccaggtgcagctggttggggctagGTAGGGTGGGGCTCCAGGTGCGGGTGGCTCAttggggtggtgcagggggagttcaggggggttctgggtatcgggggggggggtaaggcTGTGtgtgctgagcagggcctgctggCCCATGCGAACGCTGTGTCATGTCTCTCCCAACCACGACCCAGTGGGAGACGCTGGCATACCTGTTTGGACAGTTTGATGGTCCTCCAAAGAATTCACAAGACACTTCCCATAAACAAAACCATTCAATAATGATACTTAAGTCTCCAATACAAAAGCCAGCCCGGGCCCTGATGGCGCTAGTGACACCCTCACCCCCTGGGTGTGCTCAGCACTGTCACCATATATACAACCGTGTGTTAGACAAGTCTTAAACCTAGGGTGACccaacagcaagtgtgaaaaatgggggtgggggtaataggagcctatataaggaaaagacctaaaaatcaggacagtccctataaaactgggacatccgGTCCCTCTACTTAAACCCGCAGGCTAGGCAGGGCCTGCAGGCTGGTTTGCACTGGGCCAAGGGCTGCCAAGGCCTGCCAGCCTGCAGGGAAATCTGCTGCCTTCCTATATATAAATACAGCTTATCCTGAAACACTCTGGCAAGAGTCACCTGTTATTCTGAAGCTTATCTTGGCTTGAAGACAAGAGAACCTTGTGATTCATTCACAGGAATTGCAGCCTGGCTGCCAAAGCTGTGTCCCTCCCCAGACCCTGGGGCCCGTGCTTCCTTTTTTGGTCACAGTGGGTGTTTTGCAAAgtctgaggagggagggagggagtgactGGGCAGAGTCAACGTCCCCCATCAGGGCCTCCAGCAAGGCTGCTGCCCTGGCTCCCCTCTGGGGGAGTGGCACAGCCTAGGTTGGGGCAGAGATGGGCAGCCCGGCGGGCGCTCACGGCTGGGGAATGGTGCTTGTAGCTGTGTGCAGGGTAACATTCAGCAGGGCGGGGGCTTGTGACCCTGGCTGTGACCAGTGCATCCCCCCCATGATGTTCCAGCCAATcttctgtgtcccccccccccccccggtgcctcCAGGAGAAGCCAGAGGCCTTGATCACCTCCCTAGGGCTGTGACTGGCACAGCCTTCTccactggctggggctggctagTGGGGGTCCAGCACATGTTGCCCAACAAAGTACGTAGCTTAGAGTTTTGTTCCCCGAGTCCCAAGCGTGGAcaaagcccctgccctgcctgcttaGCCACACCCCTCGCCAGCACAGCCCCCCATCAGTCCATGAGCCAGTGGAAGCGCAGACTGGAGTCCTGCATCTCCTCCTGGTAGATCTTGTGGAAGCGCATGTTCTGCAGCGGGGTGAAGTGGTCTCTCCAGTCTCCCACTGTCCCTGAAACGGAGGAGAAGATGCAGAGTGAAGCTAGTACTGGGCCAGAGCCAGGCTTGCCAGCCTTTCCCTAGCAGGgcccagataccatggtgatgggcgccAAAAGCCTGTCTAGAGGACACGCAGCTCTGGGATTCACTCTGCTCCTCAGCACCCCACTGGGGATCGGCTCGGAGTGCAGGACACCTGCCTCCGGGAGCACGGCatcctgtccctccccacccgAGCCGGGCTGGTGCCAGCCGCGCTTGGGCGGTTTGCTAGCAGTCCCCGGCGGGAGGAGTTACCAGGTTCCTGCAGCCAAGCCTAGGTTACATCAGCTCCTACCCGTTGCCGTGGCAGCAAGGGTTGTGGGCACACAAGCGAGCAGGGCTTGCCTGGCGCCTTCTGACTCAGCCCGTCTGCCCGCGGGGGGGTCTCACGCCCGTCTTTGGCTCCCAGCCGGGGCAGCCACAGGGCAGCGAGCTGGTTCCATCCTGCCGCAGGGGTGGGAGGCTCCAACGGTCAGCAGAGCACCCGGGGTAGCATGCAGGGGCGGAGGCAGAGAGGCCAGGGGATGAGCCAAGGCCCTTTGCTGCCATCACTCCCCCGTGGGAAACGCACCCCCCCCCGTACCTTTCCGCATGAACCTGCCCCGGCTGTGGTCCATGATCTCGCAGGGGATGAGCGTGTAGTTCACCATCGTATTCTCGCGCATGGAGGAgaagctgcagtgctgctggattgttctgctctcctccggctgcagcgggcagcccagccAATCAGCCAGCCGCTCGACCGAGCGCCCCAGCTCCTGCGAGCCGCAGCGACCAGCAGTTAGTGAGGGGCGCCCCCAGGGCAGGTCGGGTGAGCAGCCAGCGACTGGGGGGCTGGACCCCTGCTCTGGGGGCTCCGGCTCAGCCAGGAGGTGTCGTGTGAGTGGGGCCAGGTCACAGGCAGGGGAGGTTCATGTGCCGTTGCCTTTGCCCCACAGGTGCCCATCTGCCTGGTGCTGTGCTGGGCACACGCCCATTGCCGGGAGAGGGGGCAGCACCCCTGACCAGCCGGGGATTCCTGTACGGCTGGGATGCCACAGGCCATGGCAGGGCAAAGCAGAGGCTGCTGGGCCTTGTGGGACCCGCAGCAGATGTGGAGCCACGTGGGAGTTGGCGGCAGTTGCTGTCCCACATGCCAAGGCCACCCGTGGcctcccagagcccagacagAGCTCAGCCCCAAAGCACACCCCGAGGGAGCCGCTCCTTCCACCGGGCCATTCGGCTGCCACCCAGCAGCCGTCAGTGGCTGTGACCCAGCATGCCCGTGGCTAACTCACCTGGTGCAGGTCCTCGTAGGTGATGTAGAAGAGATCCAGCTGGGCCCGCTGGCTGAGCCAGCCCTTGATGTGGTCGAACCAGGAGCCGTACTGCACTGCGGGGAGCAGAGAGGGTCAGGATTGAGAGGCAGCTCTGGCCGTGGTGCAAACGGCCCTGGGAAAGCTCCTGCTCAcgcaccccagagccagcattgGGCCCCACGGGGCCCTCCTCCAACCCCACGCTGAGAGTACCCTTGGTTCTGACAGCCTGGATCTGGCCCTCACCCCCTCTGGCTCAGCTGCGccatagcccctccccagagcacttCCTGGGGTGCTGCTAGGCTCAGGCAAAGGCCCAGGAGTGTGCCTGggggcagccacagccctggctgAGCGTAGGGGACAGAAGCCTGCCTTTGGGGCAGCAGAaagctggctgtcctgggctctCCACTGCCTGTGACTGGGCTGCAGCTAATTCTCAGGCTCCTGCAGATTGCCTGAGCCTCTGAGCCAACCCCCCAGTCCCCCTTTGTGTGGTCAGGGCAGGGCTGAGCGCAGGGGCCACAGAGCCAGGCCTCCTACGCTCTaagcccagccagctccccaccccccattagaGCTTGGGTGAGTCACGCCCTTCCCCTGActcggtttccccagctgtaaatgGGGGAGGTGGCACTGGCGAGAGGCGGCAAAGCCTAGAGCGTGTTTGCAAAGTGCCCGGAGCTCTCTGGGGTTGGTGATGGAGAAGGGCAGGGGATGCCCACTCACCTGTGCCATCCAGGAAGCGGACGAGGAAGTCCTCAAAGGAGCCCGGGTCTGGCAGGAACTTGGCCATCTTGTGGAAGTGATAGAAGGAAACGGCGACGTCCTTGGGGTTCCGGGCCATGTAGATCACCTGGGATCAGGAGCAGACAAAGGACATCGGCGTCAGACAGACACGCAGACAGGAGGAGCAATGGCCacgtgccctgccctgcccctagtGGGGTGGTTCCTTCCAGCTGCTCTGAGCCGTCAGGATTCACCCCCCTTTCCATGCCCCATTCCCAAGACACTCCAGGATTGTGTCCTGAACAAGGTGGTGGGACCCAACAGCAAAGCCTTTGGAGCAGGGAGGCTCCTTACACCACCCCAGGGGCTCagcatgcagcccccactcccccgggTCCACCACCCCATGGGCCCTACGCATGGCAGTAGGGTGCTTCCTCATTTCCAAATTACCTGAGTGCACAGAAAGCCCCAGGGCAAGCCCCTGGCTTGGGGGAAGCCCCTGTCAGCCACACAGCTCACTCAGCCAGGGCAGACCAAGCTAATCTAGTGCAATCCCCTTGGGGCTCAGACCGAACTGAGGGAAAGCAGCCATGGGGGGTCCAGGCAAGCTCTGGCAGCCATTCGCGTCGTCTCCGTCTAGCCCCACGGCTGGGCAGGCGCTGGGCGCATGGGCAGAGCGCTCGGCCCCACGCTGGAGATACAAGCCCCAGCAGAGCAGGGTGAGGAGCTTGTATCCCGAACACTCACTCTGGCCCTGGATTTCCTCAGCGCGGGGGCCAGGACCTGGCAGGGGAGGTGCGTGGTGATGAGGCGGGGCCCGCTGGTCTCTTGCAGCATGTCCTTGAAGTACGtgtgctccagccagggggctctggccCAGTTCGGGATGGTCCTGGCTGGCTCCAGGTCCCCCTTGCTGTGGATCAGGGTCAGGATCTCCTGCATCCAGGTGGTGCCTAGAGAagaaaggcagggggctgtgagcttccccggggctcctcccctgccccagagccggAGCCGGAGTGATAACCTCTGGCAGTGGGCCTGCCTggagcccgcccgcccgccccccagcaccgacATTCCCAGCATATTCCTCctagcagcccccagcccctgctgcattcCCCCTCCAGAGCGGGGGAGGACGAGGAGGGGCTGCGTGCTCCAAGAGCCTCTTGCACAACAGAGAATTCCGAAGAAGTGGAGCGCGCCAAGGGGCAGACACGGCACAGTCATAACACAGCTGGGATTATTGACATCTGCCGGGCCTCGGCCCAGAGCCCTGAGTGTTTAGTCAGAAGCGGGGGGCTGGCATCAGCGGAGTGCTGGGGAGGACCTTTGCTGGAGCGGGACGTCTGCACTTGGCTCTGACTGGGGAGTCGTTGCAACAGTCTGGAGCCCACCCCACCGCCAGTGCTTGCTGGGAGCCCCCCTGCAcagagccggggtgggggggcccaAGCTCCTCATTGCTGTGGACCTCCCAGCCTTGCAGGGGGGTGGTAGacaccctccccctgcaatgGGCCCCCGGGCCTGAGGCGTTTGCACTGGGCTGGACACAGCTGGCACTGGGGGCTGTTAGGATGGGAATGcagctgagctggggctgggggggctccctggggccaggcgggggtgaggggaattttgccagccctgctgctcacATGCAGGAGTCAGCAGTGCAGCCAGTAGCAGGGGTCCTGTGACCTGGGCGCTCCCTGACAGCTCCTGGCTCGGCCAGATGCTGATAAACCTGTGGGGAGCAGAGCCTGCAGCCCACCCAGCTGGCCGCAGAGAGCTTGTTTCCAAGCCAGCGGCGTCGGGCTGGGGGCCAGAGGGAACATGCAGCTGCAGTCAGAGCCCTCTTCCCAGAGGCTCTGCCACGTTGACCAGCggggccaggggccagcctgAGCAAACCCTCTCCGCAGCCCCCCAGTGCCGCGCTGTCCGGGGGCCAGTTCAATGCTAATGACAGGGTGACACGGACGGCgatccagtccctgccctgcccgtcTGGGGGCCAGTGCCGCTCAGCCAGCCTCCTAGGAGCAGGGGGCCCTGCTCCTCGCCGCAGGCAGCAGGTCAGCGAGACTCCGGCTCTTACCAGACTTGGGGTAGGTGACAATAACGACATCCGTGTCTCGGAACTGGAAGCTGCTGGCGAAGCGCAGGGACTCCTCCGTGTGCAAGTGGCCAGGCAAGGAGATGCCAGCGAAGGTCTCCGTCACCTCCATCCTGTCCATGGTGATTGTGGGCGGACGAGTCTGAGTGCTCCCAGATGCCAGCAGCTTAAATAGCTGCTAGAGAAAGAGGAACCCTCCCTTTCTGGTTTCCCCCTCCTCttaccgggggtgggggtggggcaggagcaggagcagagtgTCTCTGGCTGTTCTGCTTTGACTCCGGGCTTGTCCACACTAGAAACTTGCACCGCGCCGCTGCAGCACTTCTAGTGAAgctgctctatgccgatgggagacgctctcccgtccTCAATAAccccagctcggcgagaggcaggAGCTGTGTCAGTGAGAGATGCTCTCCCGTCCTCAATAACcccagctcggtgagaggcaatgcttgtagccagtcctaGAATAACCCCTCTCAAGATTTATTATGTAGGACAAGGAAACAAGACAGGTATTGACAAGGCCAAAGCagcaagacacacacacaaatgagttccagTTGTAAATTTCAGAAGGTAACAGAAGCTTGTATGCTCAGCAAGCTCGGTATGTTCTCCAGGGCTAACCCCGGCCAGCCACTGGGCAGCTTCCCTTACACTTGGTGATCTTTGCCTCTCACAGTGCAGGCAGCATAAAGACACAGATCCTTCTTCCGATCCCTTCTCACCCTGCTTGGAGCTGCAAACTCCGCTgttgggaggaattcacttgcaagaCAGCTtcatgggggctgtgggggaagagCAATcagcaaagtcttttgtcctctttgaTGTTCCACAATAGTTCGTCTGGTGTCCATGGCCTCCCTTGCGAGGCAGGACAGAACACCATCTGCTGGAGGTCAGCACTTTACACTGATgtctctctcctggctggtgATTTACACACAGAGGCTTATAGTGCCGGAGCCCACTCCCCAGAGCGGCGGGGGAAGTGCCGGAGCCCACTCCCCAGAGCGGCGGGGGAGGTGCCGGAGCCCACTCCCCAGAGCGGCGGGGGAAGTGCCGGAGGCCTGGAGCCCACCCCCATGGCACTGGCTGAGGGAGCACATTCACCACTGTTAGCATTCAAGGTATGTGTCTGGTTTAATTTCACAAACTGCCAGCAGACCAGGCACCGTCCGCCCCCAAGGCCAAGGGTGGTTCCAGGTCTGAGCAGACCCAGTGCGCCTGCTCCGGAGGCCTGAGCCCAGCCTGGGCAGGGCGAGGGCTGGGTGCGCTCGTCTCCCAGGGTCAGCGCCCATCCCCAGGGAAGGGAACGTGGAGCAGTGCGGGAAACATGCTGTCCACAGCACAGCCTGGGAAGCACTCGGGGCCTTCAGCAAATCCCAGCCCAGACCAGGGTGGGGAACGAAGTGACGTGTCAGCCTTGGCTTCCCCCAGCCATCATCCCTGCCCTGGCTCGGCTCTGCAAGCCACACGGCCAGGCCCGATACTGCCGCATCACGTTCCCCCAGCAGCCAACCACTGCCCCAAACCGCACCCCCCACAACAGCCCCCTCACTGGCCCTTAGCCGGGCCCCAGCTGGTCCCCTTTGCAAGGCAGGCTGCCATTTGTGCCATAGGCCCTGTCGAAGGTggctccctcacccccccactgcTGGGAACAGTGTTTACCATTTACAGCAGCGATAACAGCGATTTACGATGGCCCCAAGGTCACAGCCTGTGCGCTTGAGATGCTCTCGGGGCACCAGGCCAGGAGACAGCGGAGCCACCTCAAAGATCTGAGAGCTGCTGACACCACCCAAAGCAACGGGACCTTCGGCTCCCTCCTGAACGGGGCACCAGTGACTGCCACGCTGCCCTCAACAACCTCCCGCCCCTGCGCTGCTCTGCTCATTGGCCAGTGGTGCCATGGGGCGAGGGCTGGGACTCTCCCGAACAGCCCGATGGGTCTGCCAGCCTGGAGGGTGCTGAGGAgtagcagctgcagcagccactGGCCACGCTGAGACTGGGTGCCGGGAGCGAGAGCCCGTGGCTAGAGAGGGAGTCGGGCAGGATGGAAAGGGTCTAGAATGAAGCCAGTGGGACGGCAGCCCCTGTCTGGGACCAGCACGGGAAAGTGCTGGCTGAGCACTGAGAGCCTGGCAGGAGCACACAGCTGCCTACGGCTTTGCAGCCTGCCCAGCACCCAGGGGACCCAGGAGGGAGCCAAGTACCTGAAGACGCTCCTGTGCGGAGGGTGGTAAATTGACATCCTGCGTGCTGGTGGCATCTCCACACACCACAGCAGGCCCCACCGCGTCTGCCCTGGCCTCGCTCGCAGAGCGCCAGGCGCCAGCCCGGAGAAATGGATTTCCATCGAGCACGGTGCTGGGGCCCTTCGCGGGAACACACAGGTAGCTGCACCGTGTGTGGCACAGACCAAAGCGTCGCCATCCAACTGCCCTCCGGCCCAGCCAGCTGGCAAGCCCTGCACTGACTGTAACCCAGCGAATCTCCACACCCGCCCTGCAGCTCCAGAACGGGCGTTGGCCAGACCACttggcaacctccccccccccgccccccgcccccccacacacagacccagCCCTGGTGTCCCTGCCGGTTGGATTCAATCAGTGCTGGGAGCCCACCGCTCCGGCTCTAGCTGCTAGCTGGGGCTCCCGTTGGTGGGGGCAAATGGTGACAGGCCAGCAATAGCCTGAACAAAGCCTAATGGGATTAAGATAAATGTTATTggattaagttaaaccttattgaattggGGTTAAGGCCTTTGGGGTCCATTGGATTAGCCATGCAGTTGTGTGTGCCATTGCAGCATTGCACGGACCTGCTCTAGGAGGAATGGGGGCTAACTTAATGCCTTCTTTAGCAGCCCTTTGCAGCCGCCCCTGGGGAGATGCGCATGTGCTGCTCAGACTGGATCCTCCAGGGACCAACACTCAAAGGAAGGGTTTGgggataaatagcctggttttaaacaggCTCGGGGCTTTCAGTTCTGACCTAGCAAACAGCCAGGACCCCATGTCCAGCGAGGGTCCCAATCCTTAGGGTAGTGTTGGCAGGATTGGGCCGATGGGGCCCCATACAACTGGGTGCTAGTTCTCAGCCGAtgctgtgatgaacttgtaaccacaaggaAAGTCTGTGGGAGGCACATTGAGGACGGCTCCTGGCAGATGAGCCCATGGCAGAGTCAGGGTGATCCCTGGGAGGGTTATTAGCATGGTGTGACGAAGTGagaatgttcttaatgtgttctgtgaatgctgagtggggagtgttggcctgggaaggctgcaggggagttttgctgggactgtctgcattggggatgggagactttccttgagggaggATACGTGAGCACGTAACATGAGAACCAGGacggggttggaggccaggtaacacctctgcccgggaaactggacgaaggctggagaaggagccagaggagaggctgagtgagccggctggagggagtttcagtttggagctggctgggaaaatggatgGGAGCCCAGATGGcctctggcctccctgccccaactccccccaagatggacctaactgagggggtcctgttgtctgtaccggcaaaacctgttttggactgtgttcctgtcgtctaaataaacctctgttttactggctggctgagagtcacggtgaatcgcaggaagccgggggtgcagggccctgactcccccacactccgtgacacatgGGTCTCTTGCTGGTttgaatgttttctctgtaacgtTTTATACCTGAAGAACAAAGCCAGCTTGCCTAGGAGGTGCTGGGCAGTACCATGTACCTGTAGCAATGTGAGGCGGCTCTGAAGAGAAAGCTAGCAGGTGTCCTAGGACagcctgtctgtgctgggaagaGCACAggaaaggcagggagctggcggCCTGGAAATACCCAGCTCCCAAGGGAGGCACAGGTCTCCACCCCAGAGAGGTGTCGGCCAGGGGAGCCGGAAGCCTGGGCCATGGAGGGGAAGCACAGGGGCACTTGCCCAGAACTGGGACAAGCGGCTGGAACAGCTTCTTTGTATCAGACACTTCCCAGTGCCAGGCTAGAAAGCAGAAGTGGCTGGTAACCAACGAGTGCCAATGTGCCCCCTCACACATCCCGCACAGCACTGGCCTTGCCCAAAGAGCAAGCGgatggagccaggggcggctccaggccccagcacgccaagcgcgtgcttggggcagcaagccacggggggcgctctgccggcgccgcaagggcggcaggcaggctgccctcggcggcttgcctgcggagggtccgctggtcccacggcttcggcggacctcccgcaggcacgcggaccgtccgcaggcaagccgcggaaggcagcctgcctgccgtgcttggggcggcaaaattcctagagccgcccctgcatggagCGTCGGCCACAGATCTAGGGCCACACAGCGAGCGCTAGCTGTTTAAAACATTGATTGACTCTGGGATTCAAACCCTGGGGCCCCACATTCCCGGGCTCAGCGGCGTGGCAGGCAGGGCCTTGCAGGGCATGCCAGGCCGAGCAGGGCCCAAGGCAACAAAGTCAGAGCTTTGTGCAAAGCTATGCCAGAGACTCCCCTGTCAGGCCCCAGCCACAGATACTTTTCTCCCTGGTGCTCCTCCACTTCCCTGCTATTGTCTGTGGCTAACCCCTTCTCTGCCACACCATTTTAATTCGGATTCAGCGGGTTGCTGTTGTGACCATGTGGCAAGTATTCCAGCTGGGAGCGGCCTCCGCGGAGGAGAAAATCCAGAGCAGAGAGGGCAGCTTTCGTTTTCTCGTTGACGCCTGTGCATTTCGCTGTCTGGTTATTTGCACTGCGCTCATCACTTTGGCATCTCCTCTAGAAACACGTTGCACTTTAGACCTGTGTCTTCCACACACTCCCCACCAGCTGACACAGCCGACAATCCAGCTTGGAGATCAGGAAAGGTGCCATCAGCTGAGGATGGGCGTATGCGCCCCGCTAGATACCCCAGCAGGGGTACAACCTGAATGGAACGTGGCACC
Encoded here:
- the LOC123349537 gene encoding sulfotransferase 2A1-like isoform X1 is translated as MTVPCLPLGALHFFGILCCARGSWSTQPLLVLPRSGGGMQQGLGAARRNMLGMSVLGGGRAGSRQAHCQRLSLRLRLWGRGGAPGKLTAPCLSSLGTTWMQEILTLIHSKGDLEPARTIPNWARAPWLEHTYFKDMLQETSGPRLITTHLPCQVLAPALRKSRARVIYMARNPKDVAVSFYHFHKMAKFLPDPGSFEDFLVRFLDGTVQYGSWFDHIKGWLSQRAQLDLFYITYEDLHQELGRSVERLADWLGCPLQPEESRTIQQHCSFSSMRENTMVNYTLIPCEIMDHSRGRFMRKGTVGDWRDHFTPLQNMRFHKIYQEEMQDSSLRFHWLMD
- the LOC123349537 gene encoding sulfotransferase 2B1-like isoform X2, with the protein product MDRMEVTETFAGISLPGHLHTEESLRFASSFQFRDTDVVIVTYPKSGTTWMQEILTLIHSKGDLEPARTIPNWARAPWLEHTYFKDMLQETSGPRLITTHLPCQVLAPALRKSRARVIYMARNPKDVAVSFYHFHKMAKFLPDPGSFEDFLVRFLDGTVQYGSWFDHIKGWLSQRAQLDLFYITYEDLHQELGRSVERLADWLGCPLQPEESRTIQQHCSFSSMRENTMVNYTLIPCEIMDHSRGRFMRKGTVGDWRDHFTPLQNMRFHKIYQEEMQDSSLRFHWLMD
- the LOC123349537 gene encoding sulfotransferase 2B1-like isoform X3; the protein is MQEILTLIHSKGDLEPARTIPNWARAPWLEHTYFKDMLQETSGPRLITTHLPCQVLAPALRKSRARVIYMARNPKDVAVSFYHFHKMAKFLPDPGSFEDFLVRFLDGTVQYGSWFDHIKGWLSQRAQLDLFYITYEDLHQELGRSVERLADWLGCPLQPEESRTIQQHCSFSSMRENTMVNYTLIPCEIMDHSRGRFMRKGTVGDWRDHFTPLQNMRFHKIYQEEMQDSSLRFHWLMD